From Polynucleobacter ibericus:
AGCAGTTAAAGCATTGCTACCGGAAGCCAATAAAGCAAAACGCGAAACAGTTTCTGCCAGCCACTTATGTGTTGGTTTGCAATGCGGTGGCTCGGACGGTTTCTCCTCCATTACAGCCAATCCCGCCTTAGGCGCAGCAATTGATATTTTGTCTCGTCATGGTGGCACAGGTATTCTCTCGGAAACCCCAGAGATCTATGGTGTTGAACACACACTTACCCGCCGTGCTGTTAGTAAAGCTGTTGGCGAAAAACTCATTCAACGGATACGCTGGTGGAAAGATGAATACTCCGTTGGCAGGGATGTACAAATTAATGGTCAAGTTAGCCCTGGAAATCAAATTGGCGGCCTAGCCAATATTTTTGAGAAATCCCTCGGATCTTCCATGAAAGGCGGCACTGGCCCCTTGATGGAGGTCTACAAATACGCTGAGCCAGTGACTACCAAGGGCTTTGTATTTATGGATACCCCTGGCTTTGACCCTGTCTCTGCCACAGGACAGATTGCAGGAGGCGCCAACCTGATCGCCTTTACTACTGGCCGCGGATCCATGTTTGGCTCTAAACCAGCCCCCTGCATCAAGTTAGCCACCAATACGCCAATGTATCAGCGCCTCACCGAAGATATGGACATCAATTGCGGAGAGATCTTGGATGGCACAGTCTCCGTTCAAGAGATGGGACAGCAGATCTTTGAGTTATTTCTACGCACTGCCTCTGGCGAGCCTTCCAAAAGCGAACTCCTGGGGCTAGGAGACTATGAATTTGTTCCATGGCAAATTGGGGTAATGAGCTAAGACAACTGTAGAATTAATCCTATTAGCTCAACCCAGATAGAAACGAACTGAAACAGGCTTATGAAATTTAGGGATTACTACGAAACACTCGGCGTTGCTCGCGGCGCTACTGAAGCTGAAATTAAAGCAGCCTATCGCAAACTGGCTCGCAAATATCATCCAGATGTCAATAAAGAGGCTGGCGCTGAAGAACAGTTCAAACAAATCGGTGAAGCATATGCCGTTTTAAAAGATACTGAAAAACGAGCCGCTTACGATCGCTTTGGCGAAAACTGGAAGAACGGTCAAGACTTTACCCCTCCCCCAAATTGGAATGAAGGCTTTGAATATTCTGATGCCGGATTTGGTGGTAGTCACCCAGGTTATGGCGGAGGCTTTGAAGGCGATCAAAGTGAATTCTTTGAATCTCTTTTCGGTAGAGGTAAACATCGTCAAGGTGGACGTAGTGGCAATACTCGTCAGGGCATGAACTTCAAAGGCCAAGATCACCACGCCAAAATTTTGATTGATCTTGCTGATGCATACAACGGAGCCAAGCGAACGATTGCATTGCATATGCCCGTACAAGATACCAATGGCCATGTCAGCACTCAAGAGCGCAAGCTCGATGTCAGCATCCCCAAAGGAATTAAAGCCGGACAAAACCTCCGACTCTCTGGCCAAGGTGGGCCTGGCGTTGTTGAAGGCCCCGCCGGTGATCTGTACCTCGAGATTGATTTTCACCCTAACCCGATTTACCGCGTTGAAGGAAAAGATGTCTTTGTTGATATTCCCTTGGCGCCCTGGGAGGCTGCCCTGGGAACAACAGTTAATGTGCCCACTCCAGCAGGCAGCACACTTGAACTCAAGATTCCAGCAGGAACAGTAGCTGGTCGCAAAATGCGACTTAAGGGTAAAGGTATACCGAGCGCAGAGCCGGGGGATCTTTATGTAGTGCCTTCAATTGCTTTACCACCAGCTGACACAGATTCTCATAAAGAAGCTTATCAAGCCTTTGAAAAAGCTTTTGATTTCAATCCTAGAACTCACTTGAAGGGATGATCGACATGACACAGACTAATATCACTTGGATTGAAGGCACGGTTGTGGAGACTGAAGTTAACATGACAATTGTGGAGCTCTCACATGCCTCACGCACACCAGAAGATCTCATCATGACCTGGGTTTCAGAGGGAGTGCTGAGTCCTGCAGGATCATCTCCTGAAGATTGGCGCTTCAGTGGCGACTCTTTGAAAAGAGCGAAAACTGCTGCCCATCTCACACATGACTTAGAGTTAAATGTGCCAGGTGTTGCTTTGGCTCTAGACCTGCTAGATGAAATTTCTCAACTACGCGCTCGCTTAAAGTAATTGAGCTACAACGAATTAAGATTCTGAGCGACTCAGGAGTAATTCCCAACGTTGCAGTTTTAAATCTAGGTCGGCAGTAATTTCACTCAGTCGCGCTTGCATACTGGCAGCTAGCTCTGGCTCATTTTTATAGAGATCCGGATTACTCATCGCAATACCAATATCGGCCTGCTCTGTTTCCAATACCTCGATTTGTAATGGCAAAGCTTCTAGCTCTTGACGCTCCTTACCATTGAGCTTTTGAACGCCACTCTTAGCCTCTGCCTTTGCTTCCACCTTAGTTTCAGCCTTTACCGCTGCTTTAACTTCTGGCTTAGCCTCTGCCTTATCCCCAGATTTTGCATTCGCGGCTCGAATTTTGTCTGAGCGTGCCTTCTGAATTTTCCAATCCTCGTAACCACCCTCATACTCGCGCCAAAAACCATCGCCCTCATTGGCAATGATGCTTGTAACGACGTTATCCAAGAAGTAACGGTCATGACTAACCAAGAAGACGGTACCTTTGTAGTCTTGCAAGAGCTGCTCCAGCAAATCTAAGGTATCAATATCTAAGTCATTAGTTGGTTCATCGAGGACTAAGACGTTTGCAGGACGAGCAAATAGGCGGGCTAATAACAAACGATTGCGCTCACCACCTGACAAAGTACTTACCGGAGAATTGGTTCTCTCGGGCGCGAATAAGAAATCACTCAGGTAACTCTTGACGTGCTTTTTATTGCCATTGATTTCAATCCATTCACTTCCTGGACTAATGTAATCCTCTAAGGAGGCATTGAGATCCAAACCTTCGCGCATTTGATCAAAGTACGCCACTTCAATTCGTGTACCCATGGTTGCAGTACCAGAGTCTGGTGCGATAGTCCCTAGGATTAATTTCAGCAAGGTTGTCTTACCAGCGCCATTAGGTCCTAGAAGGCCCACCTTATCACAACGTAAAATCGTCGCCGTGAAATCTTTCACAATCGGGCGATCGTAAGTCTTGCTGACATTTTGTAGGTCAGCCACAATCTTGCCACTACGATCACCAGCAGAAACTGCCAGCTTCACCTGTCCCATCGCATCTCTGCGCTCAGCACGGCTACTCCGTAACTTTTCTAAGCGAGCAATTCTGGCAACACTGCGGGTACGGCGGGCCTCAACCCCTTTGCGAATCCACACTTCCTCTTGCGCTAATAATTTATCTGCACGAGCATTAGCTAATGACTCAGAGTTCAATTCTTGCTCTTTTAAAACTTCGTACTGAGTAAAGTTTCCAGGATAGCTACGCAGAATGCCGCGGTCTAATTCCACAATTTGTGTGCAGACGTTATCTAAGAATGCGCGGTCATGGGTGATCAGAATGACAGAACCTTGATACTCCTTTAGTAATTCTTCTAACCAGGCAATCGAATCTAAATCCAAATGGTTGGTTGGCTCATCTAGTAATAGTACATCCGGCATCTCGACTAAAGCACGCGCTAATGCAACTCGCTTTTTTGTACCACCAGAGAGTGTATTAATCTTGAGATCAGCCTCTAGATGTAATCGATCTAAAGTTTCATGAACGCGCTGCTCCCAATTCCAGCCGCTCAGAGCCTCCAACTGAGACTGCACTTCGTCCAAACGATGATGAGAGGCATCATCCCATTCGCCTACGCTAAGAGCTTCATATTCCTCACGGAGCGCTTTTGCTTGTGCCACCCCTTTAGAGACCGCTTCGAAAACAGTTTCTTCCGCCTCGAATACAGGCTCCTGAGGAACATAGGCTATGCGTAAGCCTTGCTGATACTGCAGCAGGCCATCATCCATTTTTTCTATACCAGCCAAAATCTTCAACAAGGAAGATTTGCCGGTGCCATTACGGCCAATTAAGCCAACACGCTCACCCGATTCGAGTGAAAAAGCAGTGTTTGCGAGGAGGTCAACGTGGCCAAAAGCCAGTTTTGCATCAGTAAGTACGATTAAAGCCATGGCGACATTATCGTCACTTCCTCAAAACAGGAGATATTTCTGGTGATTTCTGCGAGACTAATGCCATATGGTTTGCAAGCTTACCCCCTCCGCACCCCGCCTTATCCTGTTTGCAGGACATGCTGGCACTGGAAAATCGACTCTAGCTAAAAAAGCGCTACCTTTAATTATTGAAAAAACTGGTGAAGATTTTTTCTTTTTAGACAAAGATACCGTTTATGGTGCCTTTAGCTCTCATGTCATGCAGCTCACTACCCAGAACCCAAATGACCGTGATAGCCCCTTTTACCTAGAAAACCTACGCGATTGGGAATACCAGGGCTTAATTGATGTAGCTAGAGAAAACTTACTCCTGGGAGTTAATGTCATCCTAGTCGGTCCATTCTCAAAAGAACTGCAAAGTGGAAAAATGTTTAACGCCCAAGAATTAGGTGTGCCGCTACAGACTTCTATTCAGATTGCCTGGATTGATCTAGAGGAGATAGAAGCTAAGCAGAGAATGATCAAGCGCGCCGATCCTAGGGATGAGTGGAAACTAGCTCATTGGGGTCAATACGCTCAGCGCAGAACCGAACCCCCAAGTCATCCTGCATTACATCGCTTTAATAACCTCTCCTTTAATGAATCTGCCTTCAAAAAGCTCATAAGCGACTTAGTGAAATAGCGGGATTAGCGAAAACAAAAAAATAGGGCTCCTCAGGAGCCCTACCTCAAGACCTAAGAACTGAATTCTTAGAACTTATAAGTTACACCTACAGCAGGCATCCATGGATTCAATGTCAACTTGCCAAGGTTTGCACCGCCAGAAACTGCCTGCACATTCGTAGCCATCGTTGCGTACTTGACATCAACGTTTAAGCCCCAGTTCTTATCCAACATGTAGTCCATGCCAACTTGACCTACAAATCCTACGCTTGATGGCTCAACTTGTAAGCCAGCACCAGGACCATAGAAGTTTTGACGATTGCCAAAAATAGTGTAATTAATACCAGCACCAACGTAAGGCTTAAAAGCCCCTAAATCAGTGAAATGATATTGCGCTAAGAGTGATGGAGGAAGCGCGCTAATTTTGCCCGCATCAGTACCATTGGCTGTGATATTGACTTGCTGTGGCCAAGTTAAAACCAACTCGGCCGCAATATTTTTTGTAAAGAAATAGGAAACATCTAATTCAGGTATCCACTGATTTTTTGCCTTAATATTGGCTGCCTGAGCAATTCCTGACTGACCATTCTGCCAAAGCAAATCCACTGCACGTACACGCACCATCCACGGATTTTCTTCTGCTTGAGCCTGAGCCGCGATTGGGGCTAAGGATGCTACTGCAGCCATTGCTGCTACGAGTGACTTAATTCGCATGATGGTTTCCCTTTTTGTTATCAATATCGATGCAATCATTTTCGAATTGATACAGACTGGGCAATTTGATGCAAATCAAAAGACAAGCATCTGAGAAATTTTTATTGGCTAAAAAGCAACAGAGTTTTTGTGCTTATTTGATCTAGATCAAATCGCCACTGTTTTAACTCTAAAGAACCTTGGAGTAGGATCCTTTTGCTTGAGATTCTCTAAGATGTCGATCAAAGGTCATCGCCACACGTCTTGCTAAGAGACGGCCTTTAGTGGGAACCAAAATACTTTCACCTTCCCAATCCATCAGCCCAGCATCCTCAAGATTCTTAAGCTCTTCTATCTCGACTTTAAAGTAGGTCGGGAAATCAATTTGATGTGATGCTGCGAAAACCTTGGTATCCAAAGAAAACTGGCACATCAACTCACCGATGAGTTCGCGGCGCAGAAGATCATCTTTATCAAGCTGCAACCCTCTGAGCACTGGCAGGTGATTGCTATCCAATGCCTCGTAGTACTCGTCTAGAGTACGAACATTTTGTGAGTAACAGTCATCTACTTTGCCAATCGATGAAATTCCAAACGCTAAAAGATCACATTCTGCCTGTGTGGAGTAGCCCTGAAAGTTGCGATGGAGCTTTCCTTCTTTTTGGGCAATCGCCAGCTCATCATCCGGCTTAGAAAAATGATCCATGCCAATAAAGACATAACCAGCGTCAGCTAAACGGGCAATCGTATTCGAGAGAATATCCAGCTTATCAGCAGCAGCTGGTAAGTCAGCTTCAGCAATGCGGCGTTGTGGCTTAAAAATATGGGGTAGATGTGCATAGTTATAGACCGATAAGCGATCTGGATTCATAGCCAATACTGCGTCTACAGTTTCTTTAAAAGTTTCTGGCGTTTGCTTTGGTAGACCATAGATCAAATCGACACTTCTCGATTTAAATCCATATTTTCTAGACCAGTCCATGACTGCTTGAGTTTCCTCAATTGTTTGCACACGGTGTACGGCTTCCTGTACAGCCAAGTTGAAGTCCTGTACACCCAAACTGATGCGGTTAAAGCCTAAATCCGCTAAGAGCGCAATATCTTGCTCAGTCACACGGCGCGGATCAATCTCGATTGAATATTCACCGCCAGGTAACAACTCAAAATGCTCTCGGGTGTGATGCATTAACTCAGTCATCTCATCATGCGACAGAAATGTCGGCGTACCACCACCCCAATGCAATTGAGTAACTGGAATCCTTTTCTGAGCACCCATGGCTTGAGTAACCATTGTCATTTCCTTAGCAAGGTACTTGATGTACTTAGCGCTACGTCCATGATCCTTGGTAATAATCTTGTTACAACCACAGTAGTAACAAATATTCGGACAGAATGGCAAATGAAAATATAAGGAGAGAGGCTCGTTTGCTTTAGCAACTCGATTGAGGGCGCCTAAATAGTCAGCCTCAGAAAAATTACTGTGAAAACGATCTGCGCTGGGATAAGAGGTATAGCGCGGTCCATTGATATCAAACTTTTTCAACAACTCTGGATGAAATAAGACTTCTTTTTCTTCCGCTGCTAAATGGTTGGTTGCTGAGCTCATGAAGTGCTTGTGTGGGTTTACTTTGACAAATAGTCGAGCGCTACTGCTTCAGCCACTTTAATCCCATCTACACCTGCAGACAAGATTCCACCAGCATAGCCAGCGCCCTCACCCGCTGGATATAGACCTTTGATATTGAGACTTTGGTAATCATTGCCTCGAGTAATCCGTAATGGAGAGGATGTGCGTGTCTCTACCCCAGTTAGTACGGCGTCTTTCATTGAGAAGCCTTTAATTTGCTTTTCAAAGGCAGGAATCGCCTCCCGAATCGCCTCAATGGCATACGCTGGCAAGCTATCTGCCAAGTCGGTTAAATGAACGCCAGGTTTGTAAGAAGGCAAAACGCTACCAAATTCTGTCGATGGCTTGCCTTCCAGGAAATCACCGATCAGTTGCCCTGGTGCCTCATACGTTCTGCCGCCTAATTCAAATGCCTTGGATTCTATTGCTCGCTGAAACTCGATGCCAGCCAGTGGACCCCCTGGGTAATCCTCTGGAGTAATTCCCACAACAATGCCAGCATTAGCATTACGCTCATTACGAGAGTATTGGCTCATGCCATTGGTTACAACACGATTGGGTTCGGAGGTGGCAGCCACGACTGTTCCGCCTGGACACATACAAAAGCTATAGACCGAACGGCCATTTTTAGCATGATGAACCAGTTTGTAATCTGCTGCACCAATCAGCTCATTGCCAGCATGGGGGCCAAGGCGTGCTTTATCAATTAATGACTGCGGATGCTCAATCCGAAAGCCTACTGAAAATGGCTTGGATTCCATAAAGACACCTGCTTGATGTAAGACCTCAAAAGTATCGCGCGCACTATGCCCCAGTGCTAGGATGACATGGCTAGCAGGTAGGTCAGGTTGCCCCTCTATCTTCACCCCAGTGATGTGCTCGTTCTCGATATCAAAGCCGATGACTTTTTGCGAAAAACGAATCTCACCACCAAGGTCAATAATTTCTTGGCGCATCTTCTCGACCACGCCTACCAAGCGGAAGGTTCCGATATGGGGTTTGGCTACATAGGTAATTTCTTCTGGTGCACCTGCTTTCACAAACTCGTGAATAACTTTGCGTCCATAAAACTTCGGATCTTTAATTTGACTCCAAAGCTTACCGTCAGAAAATGTACCAGCCCCACCCTCACCAAACTGCACATTGGATTCTGGATTCAGCACATTTTTACGCCACAAGCCCCAAGTATCTTGTGTACGTTCACGTACTTTTTTGCCACGCTCAAGAACGATGGGTTTAAAGCCCATTTGCGCTAAAACAAGAGCGGCAAAAATTCCGCAGGGCCCAAATCCTACGATCACTGGGCGAAGTGCCTTTCCGTCAGCAATAGATTCAGGTGCTTTTGCAACAAAGTGATAGCTCGTATCCGGGGATGGTCTTACATGTATATCGCCAGAAAATTGCTTCAGTAGCGCTTCTTCATTTTTGACTGACAAATCCACTGTATAAATAAATGACAGCGCCACATTTTTACGAGCGTCGTAGCTACGCTTAAAAACCTGAAATTGAACTAAATCCTTGGCTGCCAAATGGAGGCGCTTCAGAATGGCCATCTCCAAAGCTTCAGGAGCATGGTCAATTGGCAGGCGCAGTTCAGTAATACGGATCATGGGTTCTACGATACACAGTAATTTGAGGCTTTTTCAGGCTCATCAAGAGCCATAAGGCAAATAATACTGGTTGTGGACCCAGGTGATGCTATATGCCCAGTCATAAAGGCGATAATGCGTCATGGCTCTACGCGCAACTATTCACAAAGCCGACCTTCACGTCGCAGATTCTGACCGTCATTACTATGGCAGTCACTCCCTAACCATTGCTAAGCACCCCTCAGAAACTGAGCAACGCATGATGATTCGGATCATCGCCTTTGCATTGCAAGCCCATGAGGATCTGGTATTTACTAAGGGTTTAAGTGATACCGATGAACCCGATCTTTGGATTAAGGATCTCACTGACGCCATCAAACTATGGATTGAGATTGGCCAACCAGATGAGCGCCGCATTCTCAAAGCCTGTGGTCGCGCCGATCAGGTCATCGTCTATTGTTATGGTGGCCACACCAGTAAGATTTGGTGGGATGGCATCGCCAATAAACTGACGCGTGCACGTAACTTACAAGTAGTTTCGATTCCAGCAGAGCAGGCAGAAGAACTCAATAAGCTAGTTGAACGCAGCATGGTTCTCCATGTCAATATTCAAGATGGTGAAGCATATGTTTCTTCAGATAAAGGGCAAGTCACTATTACCCCTGAGATTTGGCGTAACAATCAATAGACTTGGAATATGAAAGTAGTTATTTTTGATACCAATGTCTTATTGGATCTATTTGTCTTCAATGACTTTAGGGCGCTTCATTTAAAGCAAGCACTTATCGCAGGAGAAGTGACGGCTCTAGCCACTCAAAGCACTTTGGAGGAGTTCGCAGATGTGATTGCACGCCCTTTGTTCTCTCTTGATGAAGCACTACAAGAGCAAATACGTCAGCAGTGGCATGGTCTAGCGCAAATACAGGACGATAAAAACTTAAACAAGGCCCCCTGGGTATGCCACGATCTTGATGATCAGGTTTTCTTAGATCTCGCCTATACAGCTAAGCCTTGCATCTTGATGAGTAAAGACAATGAAGTCCTCCGATTTGCTAATCCGGCAGCAAAAGAACAAGTAGTAATCACTGCGGACTACTCAGCGCTAGAGTTATAGCCCCTGCGCAGCCTGCGCGGCAATCTCAAAAGATTTGAGGCGCGCCTGATGATCAAAGATTTGACCAGTGAAGATGAGTTCATTCGCACCAGTAAGATCCAACCAACGTCGCATTCCCTTTTGAATAGTTTCTCGTGATCCAACAACGGAGACCTGAAGGGTATGATCTGCTGCTGCCTGTTCATGAGGCTCACAAAATTCATTCATGTCAGCGATGGGGGGTGGTAACTGCCCTCTCGTATTCCTACACATTCTGACGACGTTCTGCTGCAGCGTGGTGAATAGATGTTGAGCCTCTTCATCAGTATCAGCAGCCACGACATTCATTACGAAAGCTGAATACGGCTTAGCCTGCTGAGCAGACGGCTTAAACAGATCACGATACATTTTCATCGCCTCTAATAATTGCTCTGGCGCAAAGTGGGAAGCAAACGCATAGGGCAAACCAAAGTGCGCTGCCAGCTGAGCGCCATATAAGCTCGATCCCAAGATCCAGATGGGCACATTGGTATTCAACCCCGGAATCGCCTTCACCGACTGCCCTTCTTGCAGGGGGCCAAAGTAATGCTGTAACTCACGGACATCTTGAGAAAAGCGATCATCACTACCCAATAAATCTCGACGCAAAGCCCTGGCAGTCATTTGATCAGTACCGGGCGCCCTTCCCAATCCAAGTTCAATACGACCAGGATATAAAGACTCTAAGGTGCCAAATTGCTCAGCAATCACCAGGGGAGCATGGTTAGGTAACATCACGCCGCCAGAACCCACTCGAATATGATTAGTACCAGCGGCAATGTAGCCGATGAGCACAGCAGTTGCTGAGCTCGCATTACCGGTCATATTGTGATGCTCTGCCACCCAATAACGGGTATAACCGCATTTTTCAGCATGTCTTGCCACATCCAAAGAGTTCCGCAGCGCATCCGCAGCAGTAAATCCTTGTGGGATAGGAGATATATCTAGAATGGAGTATGGGATGGGATTTGCCATCGCTAGATCATACCGAGAAAGCACAATGTTGACATGAGTAAACCCAAAATGGCCGATCCTGATGATGGCCTCTTTAAACCAGGTAGCAAACTTAAGCACATTAAAACTGGCGGCTTTTATAAAGTCATCTTTTTAGCTAACGTAGAGGCGACATTGGAGCCAGCATATGTTTATGAGTCCATGCAGTCCCATGATTTTTGGATTCGACCTAAAACGGAAATGGAAGATGGGCGCTTTGAGCTCATCTCAGAATAAGAAAGACAAGCGTAAATGTCAGAAGAACGAATTACTAATCTCGAGATCAAGTTGAGCTTTACTGAAGACCTCATCGAAAAGCTCAATGAGACTGTTTACAAACAGCAGCAGCAAATTGA
This genomic window contains:
- a CDS encoding ATP-binding cassette domain-containing protein, whose amino-acid sequence is MALIVLTDAKLAFGHVDLLANTAFSLESGERVGLIGRNGTGKSSLLKILAGIEKMDDGLLQYQQGLRIAYVPQEPVFEAEETVFEAVSKGVAQAKALREEYEALSVGEWDDASHHRLDEVQSQLEALSGWNWEQRVHETLDRLHLEADLKINTLSGGTKKRVALARALVEMPDVLLLDEPTNHLDLDSIAWLEELLKEYQGSVILITHDRAFLDNVCTQIVELDRGILRSYPGNFTQYEVLKEQELNSESLANARADKLLAQEEVWIRKGVEARRTRSVARIARLEKLRSSRAERRDAMGQVKLAVSAGDRSGKIVADLQNVSKTYDRPIVKDFTATILRCDKVGLLGPNGAGKTTLLKLILGTIAPDSGTATMGTRIEVAYFDQMREGLDLNASLEDYISPGSEWIEINGNKKHVKSYLSDFLFAPERTNSPVSTLSGGERNRLLLARLFARPANVLVLDEPTNDLDIDTLDLLEQLLQDYKGTVFLVSHDRYFLDNVVTSIIANEGDGFWREYEGGYEDWKIQKARSDKIRAANAKSGDKAEAKPEVKAAVKAETKVEAKAEAKSGVQKLNGKERQELEALPLQIEVLETEQADIGIAMSNPDLYKNEPELAASMQARLSEITADLDLKLQRWELLLSRSES
- a CDS encoding putative toxin-antitoxin system toxin component, PIN family → MKVVIFDTNVLLDLFVFNDFRALHLKQALIAGEVTALATQSTLEEFADVIARPLFSLDEALQEQIRQQWHGLAQIQDDKNLNKAPWVCHDLDDQVFLDLAYTAKPCILMSKDNEVLRFANPAAKEQVVITADYSALEL
- the hemN gene encoding oxygen-independent coproporphyrinogen III oxidase, which translates into the protein MSSATNHLAAEEKEVLFHPELLKKFDINGPRYTSYPSADRFHSNFSEADYLGALNRVAKANEPLSLYFHLPFCPNICYYCGCNKIITKDHGRSAKYIKYLAKEMTMVTQAMGAQKRIPVTQLHWGGGTPTFLSHDEMTELMHHTREHFELLPGGEYSIEIDPRRVTEQDIALLADLGFNRISLGVQDFNLAVQEAVHRVQTIEETQAVMDWSRKYGFKSRSVDLIYGLPKQTPETFKETVDAVLAMNPDRLSVYNYAHLPHIFKPQRRIAEADLPAAADKLDILSNTIARLADAGYVFIGMDHFSKPDDELAIAQKEGKLHRNFQGYSTQAECDLLAFGISSIGKVDDCYSQNVRTLDEYYEALDSNHLPVLRGLQLDKDDLLRRELIGELMCQFSLDTKVFAASHQIDFPTYFKVEIEELKNLEDAGLMDWEGESILVPTKGRLLARRVAMTFDRHLRESQAKGSYSKVL
- a CDS encoding SlyX family protein; translated protein: MSEERITNLEIKLSFTEDLIEKLNETVYKQQQQIEFLYRELKAIKEQASSSGGGGGNLKDEIPPHY
- a CDS encoding AAA family ATPase, encoding MVCKLTPSAPRLILFAGHAGTGKSTLAKKALPLIIEKTGEDFFFLDKDTVYGAFSSHVMQLTTQNPNDRDSPFYLENLRDWEYQGLIDVARENLLLGVNVILVGPFSKELQSGKMFNAQELGVPLQTSIQIAWIDLEEIEAKQRMIKRADPRDEWKLAHWGQYAQRRTEPPSHPALHRFNNLSFNESAFKKLISDLVK
- a CDS encoding YaeQ family protein, which gives rise to MALRATIHKADLHVADSDRHYYGSHSLTIAKHPSETEQRMMIRIIAFALQAHEDLVFTKGLSDTDEPDLWIKDLTDAIKLWIEIGQPDERRILKACGRADQVIVYCYGGHTSKIWWDGIANKLTRARNLQVVSIPAEQAEELNKLVERSMVLHVNIQDGEAYVSSDKGQVTITPEIWRNNQ
- a CDS encoding OmpW/AlkL family protein, whose amino-acid sequence is MRIKSLVAAMAAVASLAPIAAQAQAEENPWMVRVRAVDLLWQNGQSGIAQAANIKAKNQWIPELDVSYFFTKNIAAELVLTWPQQVNITANGTDAGKISALPPSLLAQYHFTDLGAFKPYVGAGINYTIFGNRQNFYGPGAGLQVEPSSVGFVGQVGMDYMLDKNWGLNVDVKYATMATNVQAVSGGANLGKLTLNPWMPAVGVTYKF
- a CDS encoding NAD(P)/FAD-dependent oxidoreductase — protein: MIRITELRLPIDHAPEALEMAILKRLHLAAKDLVQFQVFKRSYDARKNVALSFIYTVDLSVKNEEALLKQFSGDIHVRPSPDTSYHFVAKAPESIADGKALRPVIVGFGPCGIFAALVLAQMGFKPIVLERGKKVRERTQDTWGLWRKNVLNPESNVQFGEGGAGTFSDGKLWSQIKDPKFYGRKVIHEFVKAGAPEEITYVAKPHIGTFRLVGVVEKMRQEIIDLGGEIRFSQKVIGFDIENEHITGVKIEGQPDLPASHVILALGHSARDTFEVLHQAGVFMESKPFSVGFRIEHPQSLIDKARLGPHAGNELIGAADYKLVHHAKNGRSVYSFCMCPGGTVVAATSEPNRVVTNGMSQYSRNERNANAGIVVGITPEDYPGGPLAGIEFQRAIESKAFELGGRTYEAPGQLIGDFLEGKPSTEFGSVLPSYKPGVHLTDLADSLPAYAIEAIREAIPAFEKQIKGFSMKDAVLTGVETRTSSPLRITRGNDYQSLNIKGLYPAGEGAGYAGGILSAGVDGIKVAEAVALDYLSK
- a CDS encoding chaperone modulator CbpM, whose amino-acid sequence is MTQTNITWIEGTVVETEVNMTIVELSHASRTPEDLIMTWVSEGVLSPAGSSPEDWRFSGDSLKRAKTAAHLTHDLELNVPGVALALDLLDEISQLRARLK
- a CDS encoding UxaA family hydrolase, which gives rise to MIETSGKKLAGSIIRLHPNDNIVVARVDIGIGTKVPSENFTSRSQVPAGYKIAAKDILKGEPILKYNVTVGFANTDIEAGTMVHSHNTEFREFDRDYAYASEYKPTDLLPESERASFQGYVRANGKVGTRNFIGILSTVNCSATVVNKIADWFTPERLKDFPNVDGVVAFSHDIGCGMEMSGEPMELLRRTMAGYARHPNLAAALIVGLGCERNQLKGLMEQEDLVAGSNLHTFIMQETGGTRKTIEAGIEAVKALLPEANKAKRETVSASHLCVGLQCGGSDGFSSITANPALGAAIDILSRHGGTGILSETPEIYGVEHTLTRRAVSKAVGEKLIQRIRWWKDEYSVGRDVQINGQVSPGNQIGGLANIFEKSLGSSMKGGTGPLMEVYKYAEPVTTKGFVFMDTPGFDPVSATGQIAGGANLIAFTTGRGSMFGSKPAPCIKLATNTPMYQRLTEDMDINCGEILDGTVSVQEMGQQIFELFLRTASGEPSKSELLGLGDYEFVPWQIGVMS
- a CDS encoding DnaJ C-terminal domain-containing protein; the protein is MKFRDYYETLGVARGATEAEIKAAYRKLARKYHPDVNKEAGAEEQFKQIGEAYAVLKDTEKRAAYDRFGENWKNGQDFTPPPNWNEGFEYSDAGFGGSHPGYGGGFEGDQSEFFESLFGRGKHRQGGRSGNTRQGMNFKGQDHHAKILIDLADAYNGAKRTIALHMPVQDTNGHVSTQERKLDVSIPKGIKAGQNLRLSGQGGPGVVEGPAGDLYLEIDFHPNPIYRVEGKDVFVDIPLAPWEAALGTTVNVPTPAGSTLELKIPAGTVAGRKMRLKGKGIPSAEPGDLYVVPSIALPPADTDSHKEAYQAFEKAFDFNPRTHLKG
- a CDS encoding LLM class flavin-dependent oxidoreductase, whose amino-acid sequence is MANPIPYSILDISPIPQGFTAADALRNSLDVARHAEKCGYTRYWVAEHHNMTGNASSATAVLIGYIAAGTNHIRVGSGGVMLPNHAPLVIAEQFGTLESLYPGRIELGLGRAPGTDQMTARALRRDLLGSDDRFSQDVRELQHYFGPLQEGQSVKAIPGLNTNVPIWILGSSLYGAQLAAHFGLPYAFASHFAPEQLLEAMKMYRDLFKPSAQQAKPYSAFVMNVVAADTDEEAQHLFTTLQQNVVRMCRNTRGQLPPPIADMNEFCEPHEQAAADHTLQVSVVGSRETIQKGMRRWLDLTGANELIFTGQIFDHQARLKSFEIAAQAAQGL